aacatttgacacaaactttgcacaaatacgcaagtacccgtgccaaacatgagttcaaacaagtgttcaaatattttcatagagtaagtaatatactacgtaagaagaggcggcacttagtacattgaatttgagctcacgcacacatacgtgagcccagtagaattacattttgtaccaacattacgcagaaaaaatgatacgcaaggctgccaacttactataaatctgctcgtttctaggaacgttccttatttaatcgatattatcgataattttgtatcgacagctttatatcgataaaaattactgaccataaatcttacactggaaaaattatgattgaatttagaatattaaaaataaaacgtccacaatttttaataattccctttatttaattagaaaatacacaatattatcacgtgaatttcttatgtataaattgtataatgtttaggtctcctacttaaaaattcataacactccagttttccgttatttatttccaattttatatggaaattgaaaaattttataccttacagatatgatctttttccgtctaatcaacaattactatgatacaattattgcaagggcaaattcatagatttcacACGTGCCTTTTTGATTAAGTTActaagcatagaattgaaactccataatctaaagtattctcttcaacgactacctgaggttgtaaatttgaattaaatacacatcacttttatgtaatgttttaaatcataatataaattttctgttaccggtgtagatcaagtggatacttagccataaatatgtttgactttgggtacttttgtatgccacaaacctcacatttttatacacattaattcttttccccattctcgcacacaaaatcaataaactacacaaatgtaaacagaattagagtcaacatctcggaataataagaatcactatctcgtaacacacactacacaaattccttcaagaagaaatatacacgaaacggaaaagctagctcaactcaacgtattcggcataaaacataacttattattgaacataatcgcaataatacaatttttttgcaaataaacttcaacaatgacaaatctaccgtcaataatggcgacaaattatcaactatcatggtagccaacatactttcaaaatttattggattattatgttggtacaagatgttacgatgagacgtccttttgtcaaccaaaactaaactctatgtaacagcattaagatatataatcattcatcattacacaaaatgttctaagtgtccaccccctgaatatttttgctatgtgtggcttcggcataataatatgataaaagaaAGATTAGAATGGACACCTGCGTTGCGGCAGGCCGATAGGCCTTCCTAGCCACTTAATGCTTGACATGGCAGCACGGTCTTTGACCTTAGGCGGTTCTctgtggaaataataaaaaaaataaaaataaacgtcagTTCGTacttttgtaaacaaataaaatttgactCAGTTATAagtctagtttattggtctctggttaTAAGTTTtagttgtatctaaataaagtgccatttgttaaaaatgaaataaaaatgcacaAATCATGTTTGTACGTAATTTTGTAATTACCTATGTTATAAAACTGTTATTGAAActaagttattaattttattctttgcaGAAGACAAGGTACACATTCAATGCCATAAAAAGGCTGAATAGTtctcaaataaaacaatgtactaCTACCATACAATGTCAAAACACAGAAGacgaaaaagaaaaagaattgGAGAGGATAGCCAAAGATGTAAGCTCTACAAATTATGTAATCTTCATGCAATTTTTTACGTTAATAAGTAATGAAAATTACTAAATAAGCTACATAGCATAAATTTACAGCTGATTACAAATTTTCAAGGATTTGTTTGCGTATAGATGTAAATAGAGGTTATTTTGTGTTGTATCACTCTATGTAAAATTGTAGTGGTTTATCTCCTATTTAACATAAATGATCAAGAAATTGTTAAATGCAGCAGCCATTAAAATACTGTGCCAGTCAAGTGATATAACATAGaaacttttatgaaattaaaacaatgagATAACTACACAATAGTCTCGACAGTAGTGAGTTGAATACCATAAGTATAGAACTAAATTTTTTCACAGCCTTtaagttttcattttttttttaggcCTCCATAGACAACCCACCAACAGCATGCTGCCAATCGGGTTGTTCCAATTGCGTGTTTATAGTGTGGGCAGAAGCTCTAGCGAATAAAATGCAAAATGCTAATCCAGAgataagtgaaaaaatattgaaaatggttGACGATCCATCTATGAAAGCATATTTAGAGATGGAACTAAGATTGCGGGACTGAGAAAANGACTCAGATGTTGAAAATTGACATTAAATGTTGAATAAGTGATATAAGAAATAGAATATTGCAATAATGATAGTTAGATTAgttgataattataaacaaataatgtattaatcTAATGTTAAAAACtctatttagaaatatatatgtaatatagaatggcatattaatttattatgagaTTGTAGAATTGAGTTCATTTTGTTCTAAAACTTATAGTATGTTAACTTGTGCACATAAAGCTAGGCTGGTGTTTTGCAGTATTTTCCCATTGTGGTCTTAGTAAATAgatgtatgtaaataattaaatcctcCCAAATTGGTATAATATCCAAAACACCATTACATACAATTGTTTTATCACTGTGATAACATTTTACTATAACAATGCATTTTAAtatgcttaaaataaaatgcattttacaTGGTAACAGGGCATAATCAAAAGAAGGTGATTCGCCCTAAGCGTGCTGGTCCGGGTGCATGTCTTGTTTGCCATCCTGACAGGCTGCTACTGGAGCTATGACTTACAATATTTGCAGCGATTAGGCTGTAAACTTCTAGTATAATTTATTCCCACGACTGGTAGGAAGGGCTGCATTCTATTAGGCGTAAGGACAGCTCTactatttttttagatatagtgattaataaaaataaaataaagttatcctCCACCAGACCGCAGTTACTACTGAAGTTACTTACCACCATTTTTTTGTTCCCCTGACCCTTTTAATAGTTCCGGCCTGCGTTTCGTGGTTCGATTGCTAGTTCGCTACGACTACGCGTATCCATCATCGTTAATGTCTCATCGCTAGTGATcgttctgagccgaggttcgtaacgcGTAAGTGGGTTGCCCTCGGCATGGTCGCATAATTTTCAGgagttgcgagcgcctaaagcgctcactcaacagtccggtgtgtttgtataagccgccATTGCAGGTCGTGTAAGAAAAAGTAAAGACTgacccccttatttatagacgttatttatctaagaactgctgtgataacaagtccgtttctcagctttgtttatcagacagcttgctgtttgttgagctttgtttatctgaccgCCAACTAGAcacaagttgtatctcaatattagccaatcacaacggccctatgtctacgcactgcgaagggtgccatgccgtcagcactgagaaacagacttgttatcacaggtttgctctgtccttagataaattacatctatgaataagggggtgaaAAATTTATATCGTCGTACACAAAAAGTCGAATAGAGACGTACGAGTGTAAaggattttatatttcatattattttctactaatattatgtccaaccgattttaataaaaggtCCTTGAGACGTGTAGCACCCTTTTGCTAGTATACCCTATTTGCTAGTAtgtaatgttgagtaggacatacaagaggcggtacatttgtccgggacatgacgtcaaaatgtaagagtggctcaaaattatatattgtactacttcaaattttatgacgcagcagtcgcgttacttattctccgtctcaggtaaactgtaggacgaggacagtgaggtagagaaccgcatgctacaaattacagtaggacgttattttacaatggatattacattactgcgtttcgagtcgcgagcgagagggaaatattttgagggttatcattacaaaatactgtaagatacgcattgaagcgccgagccccactacgcctcgcctcatttgaagtaggacgttgtaccggctcaatgctaaaaagaggctactcttacaaactcttttttatgtcatgtcctacccaactctactAGTATGTGGGGACAGATAGATGGCAATCAATAAAACTATAGCGCGCGACCGCAACGCCGCGCTGCAGTAAAACTGTCctaaaactgtaaatataaagttctaaattcaaataaacgGGTAAAAGTTACTAAAATTGTACTGTattttgtgattggttattaattttaattcaattaatatcaAGTATTGACaggatgtttataaaaataaaatacgcacTTAGTGTTTTATGtacaaaaactttatttcataGACAGTCAACAGCAATTTTTTGATCCACTCATAAACATCAAAGATATAAGTTTTGTAAATTGTCCATCTTTAGAAcatttaacaacaataattttacagataaatattatataaaatacatatacatcaatttaaatcttacaaatagacggacattattttataatttataaatataacatagtttAAGGTCGTTGATATATAAGTGTACAATTCCGTTGGTAAGTTTGTTAGCATTTTCTACTATTCGGGTAAGCCCGTCTTTTTAATTCctgaaagatatttttatctaagATTAATAGTTATACACCACTTACAGCAATATAACAACACATTGTAGTAATGTCCGCAAAATATAGTCTTATTTTCATTGTCTTTTATTCCATTGTAATCTACAATAATACCAATATTGAGCCAGTATTTCTACTATTTTTTTAGCTAGCTACATGGCCACGttgaactttttaatttaaatatttacacgaATTACACTTATTGAATCTCTACAAAATTACCAGCGTAAAAACatagtacattattatataagtagataAAATGGACAtgcatgtattattttaataaaaaatctaatattgagATCAATGACTAGAATTGTTCGGACATtctttttcttaatatttagaAAGTTAGCCTATATCTGAACTGACATCGTATACGCGAACACATAGCTACTTACAATAAacccataatatgatatatatttacatacgcATGCTCGAAATGATTAACTTGTAACTCTCCAAGAAATCCTTCGCTTCATTTTTTAAtcacaacatttaaaaattatacgcTACACATTTTGCAATCGTAATCTACTTTTAGCCCGAGCACGAATTTACGCGCTATGTATGGTTAAAGTAATagttttgacaaaatatttttttttatggaaatttgACCAGCGTCCCATAAACGTATTTGGAACTGTAAACTTCGAATAGTAACCgctatttaaataaacgatcccaatagaTTTTTCCATCTATCCCAAAAATCGACCAATCAGGACAAAGTTTGTTTTGACAtccttacaaatgatttatattggttggttcattctcgaaatcagAATTaagattaagatcgtttatcGGAATGCGTTGTATATCACGCCTAacgaaattggcataatgtaccACAAACTTGAAATGTACTTATAAGAATCGGCAGTAcgaatttgttattttcttttacgtaTACACGTTAACTTACTGGATACGAATACTAGATATACGATAATGCGTAAAACCTACTATTAGGCCATAAATCCAAATCCAAAAACAATAGGATTCAGTATATAGATACGACCTAATATACTTCCATTAAAGCTCATaccatcaaatttcaaatatctaatattaatatcattattattagtaaattttccAAATCAATACATTCATCGTTAATGTTTcaagtaaatgtaaaaaaaatgactAGGATATTTCAAAATACGGAAATACTACTCACAAGCATCATAATTCATActgaaactataaaaaatatagataattattggtttactataaaatattacccatatctattttatttcgtttcttGAGAGATTTTATTCtcgataaaacattaatttaaatgtctatttACATACAGTGtttttaaatgtcaataaaTACACAACACAACTTTTGTTCTTACACAACTTTGTTGTATACACATATTCAAATGTCTCTCATTTATGCTCTCTGTGAAATGAACCA
This genomic window from Manduca sexta isolate Smith_Timp_Sample1 chromosome 12, JHU_Msex_v1.0, whole genome shotgun sequence contains:
- the LOC119189101 gene encoding oxidoreductase-like domain-containing protein 1 codes for the protein MFKTRYTFNAIKRLNSSQIKQCTTTIQCQNTEDEKEKELERIAKDASIDNPPTACCQSGCSNCVFIVWAEALANKMQNANPEISEKILKMVDDPSMKAYLEMELRLRD